The Thermobispora bispora DSM 43833 genome window below encodes:
- a CDS encoding sulfurtransferase, which translates to MTPLITPQELAALDDVTILDVRWRLGGPPGIEAYRQAHIPGAVFCDLDADLAGPPGPAGRHPLPEPAAFQAAMRRLGVSGSRPVVVYDEADSTAAARAWWTLRYFGHPDVRVLDGGLRAWTDAGLPVTAEERRAEPGDFTAVPGGMPLLDADGAAEIAARGVLLDARAAERYRGEVEPIDPVAGHIPGAVSAPTTENVDATGRFRGPESLRERFAGLGVGEGAEVGVYCGSGVTAAHQVLALELAGVRAALYVGSWSNWVADPSRPVAKGPSPRG; encoded by the coding sequence ATGACCCCGCTGATCACGCCGCAGGAGCTGGCCGCCCTGGACGACGTGACCATCCTCGACGTGCGCTGGCGGCTCGGCGGGCCGCCCGGCATCGAGGCCTACCGCCAGGCGCACATCCCGGGCGCGGTCTTCTGCGACCTCGACGCCGACCTCGCCGGCCCGCCCGGACCGGCCGGGCGGCACCCGCTGCCCGAGCCCGCGGCGTTCCAGGCCGCCATGCGCCGGCTCGGCGTCTCCGGCTCCCGCCCGGTGGTCGTGTACGACGAGGCCGACTCGACCGCGGCGGCGCGGGCCTGGTGGACGCTCCGCTACTTCGGCCACCCCGACGTGCGGGTGCTCGACGGCGGGCTCCGCGCCTGGACCGACGCGGGCCTCCCGGTCACCGCCGAGGAGCGCCGGGCCGAGCCGGGGGACTTCACCGCCGTGCCGGGCGGCATGCCGCTGCTCGACGCGGACGGCGCGGCCGAGATCGCGGCGCGCGGGGTGCTGCTCGACGCCCGGGCGGCCGAGCGCTACCGCGGTGAGGTGGAGCCGATCGACCCGGTGGCCGGGCACATCCCCGGCGCGGTGAGCGCCCCCACGACCGAGAACGTGGACGCCACCGGCCGGTTCCGCGGCCCGGAGTCCCTCCGGGAGCGGTTCGCCGGGCTCGGCGTGGGGGAGGGGGCCGAGGTCGGCGTCTACTGTGGCTCCGGGGTCACCGCCGCCCACCAGGTCCTCGCCCTCGAGCTCGCCGGCGTCCGCGCCGCGCTGTACGTCGGCTCCTGGTCGAACTGGGTGGCCGATCCTTCGCGGCCGGTCGCGAAGGGACCCTCGCCCCGCGGCTGA